A single genomic interval of Arachis duranensis cultivar V14167 chromosome 7, aradu.V14167.gnm2.J7QH, whole genome shotgun sequence harbors:
- the LOC107458859 gene encoding uncharacterized protein LOC107458859, with translation MESSLGDILLKVAVFFLVQALVYLILSNSSNIFSKNIKRTHSFKPARSVSIRQMLALLSDFPPEGEPSPSSKSPQSPSLHSYDKKRS, from the coding sequence ATGGAGAGCAGCTTAGGTGACATCCTGTTGAAGGTGGCAGTGTTCTTCCTAGTACAGGCTTTGGTATACCTTATCCTTTCAAATTCATCAAATATCTTTTCCAAGAACATCAAGAGAACCCACAGCTTCAAACCTGCACGGTCTGTGAGCATTCGGCAGATGCTGGCTTTGCTCTCCGATTTTCCGCCGGAAGGAGAACCCTCCCCCTCTTCAAAGAGTCCTCAATCGCCATCCCTTCATAGTTATGATAAGAAGCGATCTTAA
- the LOC107458858 gene encoding pentatricopeptide repeat-containing protein At1g43980, mitochondrial: protein MYPFLKLTRIPHSSLSYCSFLLDHCSSHNKSFAFLRTLHAHFIKLGFNSYSYLGNRCFDLYCEFGQINDAVKVFDEITYKNLTSWNIYLKGFLKSGHLGEACHLFDVMPVRDVVSWNTMISGFALNGFCCQAFELFVEMQGTGVRPSEFTFSIMTSIVSSPCHAKQVHSRMIRSGIDLSNVVLANSVIAMYGRLGLVDYCFGVILTMENFDVISWNSLIWACCRAGYPELSLEQFHQMRAMEFLPDQFTCSILMSVCSNLQDLGRGKQVFTLCFKLGFVSNSTVSSAAIALFSRCNRLEDSIQLFKEQDQWDSVLCNSMISSYTKHDLVEDALQLFMLTLRKNIRPTEYMISCLLSSVSIFMPVEVGNQIHSLVPKLGFESEVVVASSLVHMYAKFGFIDDALNIFNEMKIKDLVSWNTIMMGMTYNGKVPVTMKLFKELIGEPTPPDRITLAAVLRACNYGCLVDEAIKILLSMEKEFGVEPGEEHYAYAVELLSQAGMIKEAMDIIETMQCKTPSNIWRSVLSACAIHEDLCVIERVAERITKSEPQTLFPYLVLAQAYQMRGKWESSIRARKAVEQRGAKEFIGYSCVAIKNQVYSFASNQLQHYGGRDLYLILNLLLWEIENEGCA from the coding sequence ATGTACCCGTTTTTGAAGCTAACACGAATTCCTCACTCTTCACTCTCCTATTGCTCTTTTCTCTTGGATCATTGTTCATCCCATAATAAATCATTTGCCTTTCTCAGAACCCTCCATGCTCATTTCATCAAATTGGGTTTTAACTCGTATTCATATCTGGGTAATCGCTGTTTTGATCTATACTGTGAGTTTGGCCAAATCAATGATGCCGTtaaggtgtttgatgaaattaCTTATAAGAATTTGACATCATGGAACATTTATTTGAAGGGGTTTCTCAAAAGTGGCCACCTTGGGGAGGCATGCCACTTGTTTGATGTAATGCCTGTCAGAGATGTTGTTAGTTGGAACACGATGATTTCGGGTTTTGCACTAAATGGGTTTTGTTGTCAAGCCTTTGAGCTTTTTGTTGAGATGCAGGGTACTGGTGTGAGGCCAAGTGAGTTCACTTTCTCAATAATGACGTCAATTGTGTCAAGTCCCTGTCATGCTAAGCAGGTCCACAGTAGGATGATCAGGAGTGGTATTGATTTGTCCAATGTGGTGCTTGCAAATTCGGTGATAGCTATGTATGGGAgacttggtcttgttgattatTGCTTTGGTGTGATTTTGACCATGGAGAACTTTGATGTTATATCTTGGAACTCTTTGATATGGGCCTGTTGTAGAGCTGGATATCCAGAGTTGTCTCTTGAGCAGTTTCATCAGATGAGAGCTATGGAGTTTTTACCTGACCAGTTTACGTGTTCGATATTGATGAGTGTCTGTTCTAACTTGCAGGATTTGGGAAGGGGTAAGCAAGTTTTCACCCTTTGTTTCAAGTTGGGATTTGTTTCAAATAGCACTGTGTCAAGCGCTGCTATTGCCCTCTTTTCCAGATGCAACAGATTGGAGGACTCCATCCAGCTCTTCAAAGAACAAGATCAATGGGATTCAGTTCTATGCAATTCCATGATTTCAAGCTACACGAAACATGATTTAGTGGAGGATGCATTGCAACTCTTTATGCTGACCCTGAGGAAGAATATCAGACCAACAGAATACATGATAAGTTGTCTTCTGAGTTCAGTTTCAATTTTCATGCCAGTTGAAGTAGGTAATCAAATCCATTCTCTGGTTCCTAAATTAGGTTTTGAGTCAGAAGTAGTTGTTGCCAGTTCTCTTGTTCATATGTATGCAAAATTTGGATTTATTGATGATGCCTTAAACATCTtcaatgaaatgaaaataaaggatTTGGTGTCATGGAATACAATAATGATGGGAATGACTTACAATGGCAAAGTGCCTGTAACCATGAAGCTCTTTAAGGAGTTAATTGGAGAACCTACACCACCAGATAGAATTACACTTGCTGCAGTTCTTCGAGCATGCAACTATGGATGTTTAGTTGATGAagcaattaaaatattattatcaatggAGAAGGAATTTGGCGTAGAACCTGGGGAAGAACATTATGCTTATGCTGTGGAGTTGTTGAGTCAAGCTGGTATGATCAAAGAAGCGATGGACATTATTGAAACAATGCAATGTAAAACCCCCTCCAACATTTGGAGATCAGTTCTTTCTGCATGCGCAATCCATGAAGACTTGTGTGTTATTGAAAGAGTTGCAGAGAGAATAACAAAAAGCGAACCGCAGACATTGTTTCCATATTTGGTGTTGGCTCAGGCTTATCAGATGAGGGGCAAATGGGAGAGCTCAATTCGAGCCAGGAAGGCTGTGGAACAAAGAGGTGCTAAAGAGTTCATTGGATACAGTTGTGTAGCGATAAAAAATCAGGTATACTCGTTCGCATCAAATCAATTACAGCATTATGGAGGCAGGgatctttatttgattttgaatttactGCTCTGGGAGATTGAGAATGAAGGGTGTGCCTAG